In Pseudoalteromonas sp. MM1, a single window of DNA contains:
- the trmD gene encoding tRNA (guanosine(37)-N1)-methyltransferase TrmD — MTQTSSLWVGVISLFPDMFDAITHQGVTGRAVKNGLIDFNCWNPRDYALDKHRTVDDRPYGGGPGMLMMVEPLKQAILDAKKAAGDGAKVIYMSPQGRKLDQQGASELANSEKLILIAGRYEGIDERIIESYVDEEWSIGDFILSGGELPAMTLIDAVARLVPGVLGHNQSAEQDSFSDGLLDCPHYTRPETLDDKQVPAVLLSGNHQEIAKWRLKQSLGRTWLRRPDLLHNLALTEEQAVLLAQFQQEYQKACG, encoded by the coding sequence ATGACTCAAACTAGTTCATTATGGGTAGGGGTGATAAGCCTTTTCCCAGACATGTTTGATGCTATTACACACCAAGGTGTCACTGGTCGCGCAGTGAAAAATGGCTTAATTGACTTTAACTGCTGGAATCCTCGTGACTATGCTTTAGATAAGCACAGAACCGTAGATGACCGTCCTTACGGGGGCGGCCCAGGTATGTTAATGATGGTTGAACCATTAAAACAAGCCATTCTTGACGCTAAAAAAGCGGCAGGTGATGGCGCAAAAGTAATTTATATGTCCCCGCAAGGGCGCAAATTAGATCAGCAAGGGGCTAGCGAACTCGCAAACTCTGAAAAGCTGATTTTGATTGCCGGTCGCTATGAAGGTATAGACGAGAGAATAATAGAGTCATACGTTGACGAAGAATGGTCAATTGGTGATTTTATTTTGAGTGGTGGTGAATTACCTGCCATGACATTAATTGATGCAGTAGCGCGATTAGTGCCAGGCGTGTTAGGTCATAACCAGTCAGCAGAGCAAGACTCATTTTCGGATGGCTTGCTAGATTGTCCTCACTATACACGGCCAGAAACATTGGACGACAAACAGGTGCCTGCTGTACTACTCAGTGGAAACCATCAAGAGATAGCAAAATGGCGGCTTAAGCAGTCATTAGGCAGAACTTGGCTACGACGTCCTGACTTGTTGCATAACCTAGCTCTGACTGAGGAGCAAGCGGTATTACTCGCGCAATTTCAGCAAGAGTACCAAAAAGCTTGTGGCTAG
- a CDS encoding STAS domain-containing protein, which translates to MSLTKSLSVDESTLTIQIKGKFDFNLVQSFRQAYAQIEPKTNKVIIDLRETDYMDSSALGMLLNMKKTIESQVQTIEISNCQPQLKKILQISRFDKKFDIN; encoded by the coding sequence ATGAGTTTAACAAAGAGTTTATCGGTTGATGAAAGTACTTTAACGATACAAATTAAAGGCAAATTCGACTTTAATTTAGTGCAATCATTTCGCCAAGCCTATGCGCAAATTGAGCCTAAAACAAATAAAGTGATTATCGATTTAAGAGAGACCGACTACATGGATAGCTCTGCACTTGGTATGTTGCTTAACATGAAAAAAACCATTGAAAGCCAGGTACAAACAATAGAGATCAGTAATTGTCAGCCTCAGCTTAAAAAAATACTGCAAATATCACGTTTTGATAAGAAGTTTGATATTAACTAA
- a CDS encoding amino acid aminotransferase: MFSELKPLPTDPILGLMAAYKQDTNPNKIDLGVGVYKDEQGNTPVLKAVKKAEAFRLENETSKSYIGLAGNLDYCQKMENLLLGEHQALLANRVRTAQAPGGTGALRVAAEFVKRCNKDATVWVTTPTWANHISLFEAAGLNVKEYPYYDYENKDLLFDDMINTLKKVPKGDIVLLHACCHNPSGMDLNETQWNTVAQLAKEVGFTPLIDIAYQGFGSSLEEDARGLRILADAVEELIICSSCSKNFGLYRERIGACSIIAKDATTADISNSVLLSVVRSIYSMPPAHGADIVNTILSSTELTQMWHSELDEMRNRINGLRSLIKESLAAKDIAQDFSFIERQHGMFSFLGINKEQIARLQKEYGIYIVGSSRVNVAGISDTNIEYFANAVADVCK, from the coding sequence ATGTTCTCAGAATTAAAACCATTACCAACAGATCCTATTCTTGGCCTTATGGCAGCCTATAAACAAGATACAAACCCTAACAAAATTGATTTAGGTGTAGGTGTCTATAAAGATGAGCAAGGCAACACACCGGTATTAAAAGCGGTTAAAAAAGCTGAAGCATTTCGTTTAGAAAACGAAACAAGCAAATCTTACATTGGTTTAGCGGGTAACTTAGACTACTGTCAAAAAATGGAAAACCTATTACTAGGTGAGCACCAAGCACTTTTAGCTAACCGCGTACGTACTGCACAAGCACCAGGTGGTACAGGTGCACTTCGCGTTGCGGCTGAATTTGTTAAGCGCTGCAATAAAGATGCAACGGTGTGGGTAACTACGCCAACATGGGCAAACCACATAAGTTTGTTTGAAGCTGCGGGCTTAAACGTTAAAGAATACCCGTACTACGACTACGAAAACAAAGATTTATTGTTTGACGACATGATCAATACCCTTAAGAAAGTACCAAAAGGGGACATTGTGCTACTTCATGCGTGTTGTCATAACCCAAGTGGTATGGACTTAAACGAGACACAATGGAACACAGTTGCTCAGCTTGCAAAAGAAGTTGGCTTTACACCACTTATTGATATTGCATACCAAGGTTTTGGCTCATCACTTGAAGAAGATGCGCGCGGTTTACGTATTTTGGCTGATGCAGTAGAAGAGCTAATTATTTGTTCATCATGTTCTAAAAACTTTGGCTTATACCGTGAGCGTATTGGTGCGTGTTCAATTATTGCAAAAGACGCTACTACAGCCGATATTTCTAACTCAGTATTATTAAGTGTTGTACGCAGCATTTACTCTATGCCGCCAGCGCACGGCGCCGACATTGTAAACACTATTTTAAGCAGCACAGAGCTTACACAAATGTGGCACAGTGAGCTTGATGAAATGCGTAACCGTATTAATGGACTGCGTAGCCTAATTAAAGAAAGCTTAGCTGCAAAAGATATTGCACAAGACTTCTCATTTATCGAGCGCCAACATGGTATGTTTTCTTTCTTAGGCATTAATAAAGAGCAAATTGCTCGCCTTCAAAAAGAGTACGGTATTTATATTGTTGGTTCTAGTCGTGTTAACGTAGCCGGTATTAGTGATACAAATATTGAATACTTTGCAAACGCTGTAGCTGACGTTTGTAAATAA
- a CDS encoding chorismate mutase yields MTNDVLNALRHDINEIDSDLLVLLAKRRRISHGVVEYKIANNKPIRDEARELALLEKLIGYGKSLGLDAYYVNNVFQTILEDSVLHQQAMLQKNLNPDALSETHRVTYLGGQGSYSQLACHKYFSRRPGKLVEIGCTSFDEITGKVENGQADFGLLPIENTSSGSINEVFDLLQHAQVSIVGEVTHSVEHCLLATPDTELSQLTKIYAHPQPFAQCSRFLQGLGDLQHETCDSTSSALQSALNTPNSAAIGSAQAGKNVGLEVIKSNLANQSENHSRFIVVARKPLQVSKQIPTKTSLIMATKQQAGSLADALMVFKQHQINLVKLESRPVPGNPWEEVFYVDLEANLADSQVQHALEELKAHTQYVRVLGCYQSESLQAVSVNT; encoded by the coding sequence ATGACCAACGATGTTTTAAACGCGCTCAGACACGATATTAACGAAATAGACTCTGATCTATTGGTGTTATTAGCTAAGCGCCGCCGTATTAGCCATGGTGTTGTAGAGTATAAAATTGCGAATAACAAACCGATTCGTGATGAGGCGCGCGAACTAGCCTTACTCGAAAAGCTGATTGGTTATGGCAAGTCGCTTGGTCTTGATGCGTATTATGTGAATAACGTTTTTCAAACCATTTTGGAAGACTCTGTGCTGCATCAACAAGCCATGTTGCAGAAAAACTTAAATCCCGATGCATTAAGCGAAACACATCGCGTTACTTACTTAGGCGGGCAAGGCTCGTACAGTCAGCTAGCATGTCATAAATACTTTAGCCGCCGCCCTGGCAAGTTAGTCGAAATTGGCTGTACCTCGTTTGATGAAATAACAGGCAAAGTAGAAAATGGCCAGGCCGATTTCGGTTTACTGCCTATAGAAAACACCAGCTCGGGTAGTATTAACGAAGTATTTGATTTATTACAACATGCTCAAGTATCAATTGTAGGTGAAGTTACACACAGTGTAGAGCACTGCTTACTTGCCACCCCAGATACTGAATTAAGCCAATTAACTAAAATTTATGCCCATCCTCAGCCATTTGCTCAATGTAGTCGCTTTTTACAAGGCCTCGGTGATTTACAACATGAAACCTGTGATTCAACCTCAAGTGCTCTACAATCAGCTTTAAATACACCCAATAGCGCGGCCATTGGCTCAGCACAGGCAGGTAAAAACGTTGGCCTTGAAGTGATTAAATCAAACCTTGCGAATCAAAGTGAAAACCACAGCCGCTTTATCGTCGTTGCACGTAAACCACTTCAGGTATCTAAACAAATACCGACTAAAACCAGCCTTATTATGGCCACTAAACAACAAGCAGGTTCATTGGCTGATGCGTTAATGGTGTTTAAACAACATCAAATAAACTTAGTTAAGCTAGAGTCTCGTCCTGTACCGGGTAATCCGTGGGAAGAAGTGTTTTATGTAGATTTAGAAGCAAACCTTGCCGATAGCCAAGTACAACATGCCTTAGAGGAGTTAAAAGCGCATACTCAATATGTGCGCGTTTTAGGCTGCTATCAAAGTGAGTCTTTACAAGCTGTGAGTGTTAATACCTAA
- a CDS encoding SpoIIE family protein phosphatase has product MTHVLIVDDQALNRILLEKMLLEENYKISIAFNGLEALEVLEKEAIDIVLLDVLMPVMDGFEAAQLIKQRYNDVYLPIIFITSLEDQSSFERCLEVGGDDFIQKPFEKVILNAKIKAHSRTRELSKKAHQQNTLLEYHRNQIEREHEIIEHIFNNSLENQDKFKDHLDFSLSPASMFNGDMFLVAQSPIGNLYCMLGDFTGHGLAAAIGALPASRVFYTMVQKGMAVNDIASEINILLHNLLPEHMFCAATIIELSASGKSISAWLGGLPDAYLINTDGEVKQTLESQHMALGILDSDEFEYELINLEVDKNTRLVLSTDGIIETNNDADIFYGEQRFLAALKSKPMISSQRVIDNVNTFANGSEQLDDLSLVLLNCLPLIPEPEAKEAYSNLAFNFSLSLNAQQIKCTDPVYDVVNVLSSVEGLRSHRSNIFLLLSEAYNNALDHGVLGLDSDIKKQDDGFFKYYELREQALSKMKEAMIIIDMRYCPDTLCLYFIICDSGRGFSSDSSKRTELNAEFGRGLSLLEEVAEKVTYNASGNQVELCYKLL; this is encoded by the coding sequence ATGACCCACGTACTTATTGTTGACGATCAGGCGCTTAATCGCATCCTACTCGAAAAAATGCTGCTTGAAGAAAACTATAAAATATCAATTGCCTTTAACGGCCTAGAAGCACTCGAGGTGTTAGAAAAAGAAGCGATTGATATTGTTTTACTTGATGTACTTATGCCGGTAATGGATGGCTTTGAAGCTGCACAGCTGATTAAGCAGCGGTACAATGACGTTTATTTACCCATTATTTTTATTACCTCGCTTGAAGATCAAAGCAGTTTTGAGCGTTGTTTAGAAGTAGGCGGGGATGACTTTATTCAAAAGCCGTTTGAAAAAGTAATTTTAAACGCAAAAATAAAAGCACATAGCCGGACGCGCGAATTAAGTAAAAAAGCCCATCAGCAAAACACTTTACTTGAGTATCATCGCAATCAAATAGAGCGCGAGCACGAAATAATTGAGCACATTTTCAATAACTCGCTCGAAAACCAAGATAAATTCAAAGATCATTTAGACTTTAGCCTGTCTCCTGCCTCTATGTTTAACGGCGACATGTTTTTAGTCGCGCAAAGCCCAATAGGCAATTTATATTGCATGTTGGGTGATTTTACCGGGCATGGATTAGCGGCCGCTATAGGTGCATTACCAGCATCACGGGTATTTTACACTATGGTGCAAAAAGGGATGGCTGTTAACGATATTGCCTCAGAAATTAATATATTGCTGCATAATTTACTGCCAGAGCACATGTTTTGCGCGGCGACTATTATTGAGCTCAGTGCCTCGGGTAAAAGTATTTCAGCCTGGCTTGGTGGCTTACCCGATGCGTACTTAATAAATACCGATGGTGAAGTAAAGCAAACGCTTGAATCGCAACATATGGCGCTGGGGATTTTAGACAGTGATGAATTTGAATATGAGCTAATTAATTTAGAAGTTGATAAAAACACCCGCTTAGTGCTTTCAACTGACGGCATAATAGAAACTAACAACGACGCCGATATTTTTTATGGGGAGCAACGCTTTTTAGCAGCACTTAAAAGCAAGCCGATGATCAGCAGTCAGCGTGTTATAGATAATGTAAATACCTTTGCCAATGGTAGCGAGCAATTAGACGACTTAAGCTTAGTGCTGCTTAATTGTTTGCCGCTAATCCCAGAGCCTGAGGCCAAAGAGGCGTATTCTAATTTAGCGTTTAACTTTTCACTTAGCTTGAACGCGCAGCAAATTAAATGTACAGACCCTGTTTATGATGTTGTTAATGTATTAAGCAGTGTTGAGGGGCTTAGGTCGCATCGCTCAAATATATTTTTATTGCTATCAGAGGCGTATAACAATGCACTTGACCACGGTGTGTTAGGTCTTGATTCAGACATAAAAAAACAAGACGATGGCTTTTTTAAATACTATGAATTAAGAGAGCAAGCACTGAGCAAAATGAAAGAGGCGATGATTATTATTGATATGCGTTATTGCCCAGATACCTTGTGCTTGTACTTTATTATTTGTGACTCGGGTAGGGGGTTTTCAAGTGACTCTTCGAAACGTACCGAACTCAACGCAGAGTTTGGACGCGGCTTATCGTTACTCGAAGAAGTAGCAGAAAAAGTCACGTATAACGCAAGTGGTAACCAAGTTGAACTGTGTTATAAGTTGCTATAG
- the rplS gene encoding 50S ribosomal protein L19 has product MAKVNQNIIKALEEEQLKTDVPAFGAGDTVVVQVRVKEGNKERLQAFEGVVIAKRNRGLHSAFTVRKISSGEGVERVFQTHSPLIDSVTVKRRGAVRRAKLYYLRERSGKSARIREKLN; this is encoded by the coding sequence ATGGCAAAAGTAAACCAAAATATTATTAAAGCGCTTGAAGAAGAGCAGCTTAAAACAGACGTACCAGCATTCGGCGCTGGTGATACAGTAGTTGTACAGGTACGTGTAAAAGAAGGTAACAAAGAGCGTCTACAGGCCTTTGAAGGTGTTGTAATCGCTAAGCGTAATCGTGGTCTTCACTCAGCATTTACAGTTCGTAAAATTTCGAGCGGTGAAGGTGTTGAGCGTGTATTCCAAACGCACAGCCCTCTTATTGATAGCGTAACAGTTAAGCGTCGCGGTGCGGTTCGTCGTGCTAAGCTTTACTACCTACGTGAGCGTTCTGGTAAATCTGCACGTATTAGAGAAAAACTTAACTAA
- a CDS encoding GAF domain-containing protein → MISSYLDIAQLNIDPQLIAKELEQLEQYIAQSALPSVRWEYQIPELGEGGACSLFGYLQDEPFKLTDHVSATSQNEQKLANLQNIVNYIQQQTQVDWYGIYQAVDTAQGPQLLKLAYQGAPSRPLFPLTEAFAAGSNNVQVALSKRGRVINNVENYLAQGGEYYTCDPKVKAETCLPLFNEQHECVGIIDAEAFSNDFFDSRTLAVLVACCIKIPHFLV, encoded by the coding sequence ATGATTTCTTCTTACCTTGATATTGCGCAATTAAATATAGACCCACAATTAATTGCCAAAGAGCTAGAGCAGCTAGAACAGTATATTGCTCAGAGCGCGTTGCCGTCTGTACGTTGGGAGTATCAAATTCCTGAACTCGGTGAAGGCGGTGCATGTAGTTTGTTTGGTTATTTACAAGATGAGCCATTTAAACTTACTGATCACGTGAGCGCGACTTCACAAAACGAGCAAAAACTAGCAAACCTGCAAAATATAGTTAATTACATACAGCAGCAAACACAAGTCGATTGGTATGGTATTTATCAAGCTGTTGACACAGCTCAAGGCCCGCAATTATTAAAGCTGGCGTATCAAGGTGCGCCAAGCCGGCCACTTTTTCCCCTTACTGAAGCATTTGCAGCAGGCAGTAATAATGTTCAAGTTGCGTTGTCTAAGCGCGGACGTGTAATTAACAACGTAGAAAACTATTTAGCACAAGGTGGCGAGTATTATACGTGCGATCCTAAAGTGAAAGCTGAAACCTGTTTACCCTTATTTAATGAGCAACATGAATGCGTCGGTATTATAGATGCAGAGGCATTTAGTAACGACTTTTTTGATAGCCGTACACTGGCTGTATTAGTTGCGTGCTGCATTAAAATTCCTCACTTTCTAGTGTAA
- a CDS encoding EAL domain-containing protein produces the protein MVYRRPPSRFGLNSLSVKLSLLISAICLIAGVCAAALMLKSEEKQLVFEEHEVLKSSTELLTRQFDTLIKTKSAVAKQANNVVSEQLFSDSSAINLSNKTQLQFNSDGTIRSASSDGLSAAFLPQQYYSPFYKRLFNNSESLWKIISPTLIHDFFNFYMITKDDFIRVSPPNWALNAPAELRGSNGATFKYVQSDLNPSREPVWSKVYYDKVWHKWVISLLVPLYVDNEFLGVTGSDIDLNTLISFLPVGDKEKHLLVFDKKGQLLAHPSLNPALQASYGSKDKTITTNEFVNPQLQAIINEAITMKLPEYANSFVQNDEAHIINIRKIDKLDWYIGVYKKRSSTLSALQDLKLKFFGLFVLYAVLVALLLHQALYQLVLRRIHTLVHAVTGFGKGQLLTEFPPENKDEIGTLNGSFRDMTVEIRKLIDGLNQRITEKEIAEKAANKLSKAVAFSGTGVVITDESFVIEYVNPKMLEMTGYPESHFNRAPLLNIIASEMAILVEDINIDLRSRNYWRGDTLIQGNNKQPIWVSLSVSPIREEGGEITSYVASAQDISFVKESQRKMEQLAYFDTLTGLANRTFFRMQLRKSMALAERGHYAFALFYFDLDEFKRINDTLGHDAGDQLLIEVANRLKARLRAEDTIARLGGDEFAVLLSGIESQEHASDVANTIQKTLNVPIKLGNNEVIVSASIGITMAPYDSLEEDQLLKHADLAMYEAKAKGRNTYHFYSQELNAAANERLFIENELRHAIKEKQFEVYYQPQINSLTQHVVGYEALLRWFHPIEGLISPTKFIPIAEATGLIVELGEWVLQQSCEFAVRLAKDGRDNNVSINLSARQFKDANLVPMLSNIIKQTGVSAKRLHLELTESMLMGNVEAAITQLHELKALGISISIDDFGTGYSSLSYLKRFPVDILKIDRSFVKDIPTDPNDMEITAAIIAMAQKLKLDVVAEGVETKEQIEFLQNNNCYIVQGFYYSKPVAEQELSALYKKLNDAPHSVSSK, from the coding sequence GTGGTGTATAGACGCCCTCCATCGCGTTTTGGACTAAATTCGTTAAGTGTAAAGCTGTCGTTGCTTATATCTGCAATATGTTTAATTGCCGGTGTATGTGCTGCCGCACTGATGCTTAAATCAGAAGAAAAACAATTAGTTTTCGAAGAGCATGAAGTACTTAAAAGCTCTACTGAATTACTTACCAGGCAATTTGATACACTAATCAAAACAAAATCAGCTGTTGCCAAACAAGCTAATAATGTAGTGTCGGAGCAGCTATTTAGTGATAGCTCGGCAATCAACTTATCTAACAAAACTCAACTACAATTTAATAGCGACGGCACTATACGCAGTGCATCAAGTGATGGGCTTTCAGCGGCGTTTCTTCCTCAGCAGTATTATTCTCCTTTTTATAAGCGCTTATTTAATAACTCAGAGTCGTTATGGAAAATCATTTCGCCAACCTTAATTCACGACTTTTTTAATTTTTATATGATCACCAAAGACGACTTCATCCGTGTCTCGCCGCCAAACTGGGCGTTAAATGCACCGGCTGAACTTAGAGGCTCTAATGGTGCCACATTTAAATATGTTCAAAGTGATTTAAATCCTAGCAGAGAACCCGTTTGGTCTAAGGTTTATTACGATAAAGTGTGGCATAAATGGGTTATTAGTCTGCTCGTTCCTTTGTATGTTGATAATGAGTTTTTAGGGGTAACCGGCAGTGACATAGATTTAAATACGCTGATCTCATTTCTCCCTGTGGGTGATAAAGAAAAACATTTATTGGTATTTGATAAAAAAGGGCAACTGCTTGCACACCCGAGTCTTAACCCTGCGCTACAAGCAAGCTATGGCAGTAAAGATAAAACAATAACAACAAACGAGTTTGTTAATCCGCAATTGCAAGCCATTATTAATGAAGCAATTACCATGAAATTACCAGAGTATGCTAATTCGTTTGTACAAAACGATGAAGCACACATTATTAATATTCGTAAAATCGATAAATTAGACTGGTATATTGGGGTTTATAAAAAGCGCTCGTCTACGCTCTCTGCTCTGCAAGATTTAAAATTGAAATTTTTTGGCTTATTTGTGCTTTATGCAGTATTGGTTGCCTTGTTGTTACATCAAGCACTTTATCAGTTAGTTCTTCGCAGAATTCATACCTTAGTGCATGCAGTTACCGGCTTTGGTAAAGGGCAGTTATTAACAGAGTTTCCCCCAGAGAATAAAGACGAAATAGGCACCCTAAACGGCTCATTTAGAGATATGACTGTAGAAATTCGTAAGCTCATAGATGGGCTAAATCAGCGAATTACAGAAAAAGAAATTGCCGAGAAAGCTGCAAATAAGCTCTCTAAAGCAGTTGCTTTCTCAGGCACTGGTGTGGTGATCACCGATGAGAGCTTTGTCATAGAATATGTAAATCCCAAAATGCTTGAAATGACAGGCTACCCAGAGAGCCACTTTAACCGTGCGCCGCTGTTAAATATTATCGCATCAGAGATGGCTATTTTGGTTGAAGATATCAATATCGACCTTCGCAGTAGAAACTATTGGCGTGGTGACACCCTAATTCAGGGTAATAATAAGCAGCCAATTTGGGTATCACTAAGTGTTTCTCCTATTCGTGAAGAAGGTGGGGAGATCACCAGTTATGTGGCGTCCGCACAAGACATTTCGTTTGTAAAAGAAAGTCAGCGTAAAATGGAGCAGCTTGCGTACTTTGACACACTAACAGGTTTAGCCAACCGTACCTTTTTTAGAATGCAGTTGCGTAAATCAATGGCTTTGGCTGAGCGCGGCCATTATGCGTTTGCACTTTTTTACTTTGATTTAGATGAATTTAAGCGCATTAACGATACGTTAGGCCATGATGCTGGCGATCAGCTATTAATTGAGGTTGCTAACCGCCTTAAAGCACGCTTACGCGCCGAAGATACTATTGCGCGCCTTGGAGGCGACGAATTTGCGGTATTACTCAGTGGTATTGAAAGCCAAGAGCATGCTAGCGATGTCGCCAATACCATTCAAAAAACGCTCAACGTACCAATAAAACTTGGCAATAATGAGGTTATTGTTAGTGCCAGTATTGGTATTACAATGGCGCCATACGATAGCCTAGAAGAAGACCAGCTTTTAAAACATGCTGATTTAGCAATGTACGAGGCAAAAGCAAAAGGGCGTAATACTTACCATTTTTATAGCCAAGAGCTAAACGCTGCTGCCAATGAAAGGCTCTTTATTGAAAACGAGCTACGCCATGCGATAAAAGAAAAACAGTTTGAAGTTTATTATCAGCCGCAAATAAACTCATTAACACAACACGTGGTTGGTTATGAAGCGTTATTACGTTGGTTCCATCCTATAGAAGGGCTTATATCACCCACCAAGTTTATTCCTATTGCTGAGGCAACAGGGCTCATTGTAGAGCTCGGTGAATGGGTACTACAGCAATCGTGCGAGTTTGCAGTACGTTTAGCTAAAGATGGGCGCGATAACAACGTATCTATTAATTTATCTGCACGTCAGTTTAAAGATGCTAATTTAGTGCCTATGTTGAGCAATATTATTAAGCAAACAGGTGTTAGCGCTAAGCGACTACATTTAGAGCTGACTGAAAGTATGCTAATGGGGAATGTTGAAGCGGCTATTACCCAGTTACATGAACTAAAAGCTCTGGGCATTTCAATTTCTATTGATGATTTTGGTACAGGTTATTCGTCGCTAAGTTACTTAAAACGATTCCCGGTCGACATATTAAAAATTGACCGCTCATTTGTAAAAGATATTCCGACAGACCCTAATGATATGGAAATAACCGCCGCTATTATAGCCATGGCGCAAAAACTTAAATTAGACGTAGTTGCAGAAGGGGTCGAAACCAAAGAGCAAATAGAGTTTTTGCAAAATAATAATTGTTATATTGTGCAGGGATTTTATTACAGTAAACCGGTTGCTGAGCAAGAGCTATCTGCGCTGTACAAAAAACTAAACGATGCGCCGCATAGTGTTAGTAGCAAATAA
- the tyrA gene encoding bifunctional chorismate mutase/prephenate dehydrogenase translates to MAELSDLSQLRDGIDECDAQLVALLAKRNAITQKIGAIKQQNGAPLHAPEREAALLAARRDEAIKQGVSPELVEDILRRMMREAYQNQQAKLACAAPDLSPIVIVGGQGAMGQLFSQQFMRSGYEVKILDKDQQNDAKAILAGAKLVMISVPINALEAVVAKLPKLDDDCLLVDITSVKQSPIKALKAAHSGPVVGLHPMFGPDISHWVKQTVVVCEGRAHDAAKGLLQQLQVWGCQLVELDAKKHDEAMQIIQVMRHLTTFVYGQFLAKQSHTLEELRSCSSPIYQLELMMVGRLFAQSPELYSDIMLAQFDNVESLLAQYQDTFAETLEKLKAGDKGALIDAFADAKAYFSDSTAHFLTQSRSLLNKANDAKVLD, encoded by the coding sequence GTGGCTGAATTAAGTGATTTATCACAATTACGAGATGGCATAGATGAATGCGATGCACAGTTAGTTGCTTTACTTGCAAAGCGAAATGCAATAACCCAAAAAATTGGTGCTATTAAGCAGCAAAATGGTGCTCCCCTGCATGCCCCTGAAAGAGAAGCTGCTTTGCTAGCTGCTCGTCGTGATGAAGCGATTAAACAAGGAGTCAGCCCTGAACTTGTTGAAGACATATTAAGGCGCATGATGCGCGAAGCCTATCAAAACCAACAAGCCAAGCTTGCCTGTGCCGCCCCAGATTTATCACCTATTGTAATTGTAGGTGGGCAAGGGGCAATGGGCCAGCTATTTTCTCAGCAGTTTATGCGTTCAGGTTATGAAGTTAAGATTTTAGATAAAGATCAGCAAAACGACGCTAAAGCCATTTTAGCTGGTGCAAAATTAGTGATGATCAGTGTGCCTATCAATGCACTTGAGGCCGTTGTTGCTAAGCTACCTAAACTTGATGATGACTGTTTGCTTGTTGATATTACCTCAGTTAAGCAATCACCCATTAAAGCATTAAAGGCAGCGCACTCAGGGCCCGTTGTTGGTTTACACCCTATGTTTGGTCCTGATATTTCTCACTGGGTTAAACAAACCGTTGTTGTGTGTGAAGGCCGAGCGCATGATGCGGCAAAAGGCTTACTACAGCAGTTGCAAGTATGGGGCTGCCAACTTGTTGAGCTAGATGCTAAAAAGCATGATGAAGCAATGCAAATAATACAAGTAATGCGTCACTTAACTACCTTCGTTTATGGACAGTTTTTAGCAAAGCAAAGCCATACTTTAGAGGAGCTAAGAAGCTGCTCGTCTCCTATTTATCAGTTAGAGCTGATGATGGTAGGGCGCTTATTTGCGCAATCTCCTGAGTTATACTCAGATATAATGTTGGCCCAGTTTGATAATGTTGAGAGCTTATTAGCTCAGTATCAAGATACTTTCGCTGAAACGCTTGAAAAGTTAAAAGCGGGAGATAAAGGCGCACTCATCGATGCATTTGCTGATGCTAAAGCGTATTTTTCAGACTCTACCGCGCACTTTTTAACGCAAAGTCGTAGCCTGCTAAATAAAGCAAATGATGCCAAAGTATTAGATTAA
- a CDS encoding stress response translation initiation inhibitor YciH → MSDNRLVYSTDMGRISQPKDEQEPSAKLFKDGFIRIERQTKGRKGKGVMLVVGIDPKAHDLKKLAKTIKSKMGQGGAVKEGVIEVQGDDREKLKGILETLKFKVKIAGG, encoded by the coding sequence ATGAGTGATAACCGCTTAGTATATTCAACCGATATGGGCCGAATTAGCCAGCCAAAGGATGAGCAAGAACCCTCCGCAAAACTATTTAAAGATGGCTTTATCCGCATAGAGCGCCAAACTAAGGGGCGAAAAGGTAAAGGGGTCATGTTGGTTGTGGGGATCGATCCAAAAGCGCACGATCTAAAAAAGCTAGCTAAAACTATAAAAAGTAAAATGGGCCAAGGTGGCGCTGTAAAAGAGGGCGTTATTGAAGTTCAAGGCGATGATCGCGAAAAATTAAAAGGGATTTTAGAAACCCTTAAATTTAAAGTAAAAATTGCGGGTGGTTAA